One stretch of Zingiber officinale cultivar Zhangliang chromosome 6B, Zo_v1.1, whole genome shotgun sequence DNA includes these proteins:
- the LOC121992404 gene encoding high mobility group B protein 14-like produces the protein MKTRAKKVKTTADAETAMKSKREPSKKSKSKPKPSSSAKHQHRHKPKKPPTAFFFFLEDFRKTYQQENPTVKAMRDIGKACGEKWKTMSFEEKVSYYDKATEKRAEFEKDIAAYIKREESGEFSDESDDFE, from the exons atgaagaCGAGGGCGAAGAAAGTGAAGACCACCGCCGACGCTGAGACCGCCATGAAGTCCAAAAGGGAGCCCTCCAAGAAGTCGAAATCAAAGCCGAAACCTTCCTCCTCCGCAAAGCACCAACACCGCCACAAGCCGAAGAAACCCCCCACAGCATTCTTCTTCTTTCT GGAAGATTTTCGAAAGACCTACCAGCAAGAAAACCCAACTGTCAAAGCAATGCGGGAT ATTGGCAAGGCATGTGGGGAGAAATGGAAAACAATGTCATTTGAG GAAAAGGTTTCTTACTATGACAAAGCTACTGAAAAGAGAGCTGAATTTGAAAAGGACATCGCTGCATATATCAAGAGAGAG GAAAGTGGAGAGTTCTCTGATGAATCTGATGACTTTGAGTAA